Proteins found in one Aneurinibacillus uraniidurans genomic segment:
- a CDS encoding asparaginase — MRKVVLLTTGGTIASVPNEKGMLVAGELTGEELVRRCSLPADIDIQVESVLQLPSMHIGFDELLVLKKKIEQVFMDESVSGIVVTHGTDSMEETAYFLDLTIDDARPVVLTGSQRALSDASNDVYSNIRHAVYTACSDDMKNAGVVVVFNERIFSARYVKKVHASNMQGFYSFGFGYLGIIDNDAVVVYQKPIRRETFKLTKDIPMVDIIKCYAGADSKFLRAAVQSGSKGIILEGAGRGQTAPNMMEGIEEALAQGIHIVITTSAEEGRVDTTYDYRGSAYDLYRHGVILGNDFDSKKARIRLAVMLASDINDVKHLF, encoded by the coding sequence ATGCGTAAAGTGGTTTTGCTTACAACAGGTGGAACGATTGCAAGTGTGCCGAATGAGAAGGGGATGCTTGTAGCGGGTGAGTTAACAGGAGAAGAGCTGGTTAGACGGTGCAGCTTGCCGGCTGACATTGACATACAAGTCGAATCAGTACTTCAGCTTCCGTCTATGCACATTGGATTTGATGAGTTGCTTGTACTGAAAAAGAAGATTGAGCAAGTATTTATGGATGAGTCGGTGTCCGGTATTGTCGTAACGCACGGAACCGATTCGATGGAAGAAACCGCGTACTTTCTTGACTTAACGATTGATGATGCTCGTCCGGTTGTTCTGACAGGCTCACAACGTGCGCTCAGTGATGCGAGCAACGATGTATACAGCAACATTCGTCATGCGGTTTATACGGCTTGCAGTGATGATATGAAGAATGCAGGTGTTGTCGTGGTGTTTAACGAGCGTATTTTCTCCGCTCGTTATGTGAAAAAGGTTCATGCATCCAATATGCAAGGGTTTTACTCATTCGGATTCGGGTATCTCGGTATTATTGACAATGATGCAGTTGTGGTGTACCAGAAGCCGATTCGACGTGAAACGTTCAAGCTGACGAAAGATATTCCGATGGTAGATATTATTAAGTGCTACGCGGGTGCGGATAGTAAATTTCTGCGTGCAGCCGTACAGTCTGGTTCAAAAGGAATTATATTAGAAGGTGCGGGTCGGGGGCAGACAGCGCCTAACATGATGGAAGGGATTGAAGAGGCGCTTGCGCAAGGCATTCACATTGTTATTACAACAAGCGCAGAAGAAGGTAGGGTAGATACTACGTATGATTACCGGGGAAGCGCGTACGATTTGTACAGACACGGTGTAATACTTGGCAATGACTTTGATTCCAAAAAAGCGCGTATACGCCTTGCGGTGATGCTTGCGAGCGATATAAATGATGTGAAACATTTGTTTTGA
- a CDS encoding YpdA family putative bacillithiol disulfide reductase, which yields MEQVIIIGGGPCGLSAAAELQNRGIDPLIIEKGCVVNSIYGYPTFMNFFSTPELLEIADIPFVVTGEKPTRQEALTYYREVTQRRKFRLHSYEKVDTVERRNDGTFTVYTTKRDGSHTEYEARFVIVATGYFDNPNLLGVPGEELGHVSHYYKEAHPYQGMKVAVIGGKNSSVDAAMDLYRAGADVTWIYRGESYSPSIKAWVLPVFESMVNKEWVKAMFNTTVTRIEEGSIIVSENGEEKIIEVDAVLALTGYHPDRSLFGRLGVEVRAETGEPEHNPETMETNVPGLFVAGVIAAGNNANVIFIENGRFHGGLIVEEIAKR from the coding sequence ATGGAACAGGTCATTATTATTGGTGGAGGCCCATGCGGATTGTCTGCGGCTGCTGAGCTGCAAAATAGAGGAATCGATCCGCTTATTATTGAGAAAGGATGCGTAGTGAATTCGATCTATGGCTATCCGACATTCATGAATTTTTTCAGTACGCCAGAGTTGCTCGAGATCGCCGATATTCCGTTTGTGGTGACAGGAGAGAAGCCAACGCGGCAGGAAGCGCTTACGTATTATCGTGAGGTGACACAGCGGCGGAAGTTCCGATTACATTCGTATGAGAAAGTCGATACGGTAGAGCGTCGGAACGATGGCACATTTACTGTGTATACAACAAAGCGGGACGGCTCACATACAGAGTATGAGGCGCGGTTTGTTATCGTTGCGACCGGGTATTTTGATAATCCGAACTTGCTTGGTGTGCCGGGAGAAGAGCTTGGGCATGTGTCGCACTATTATAAGGAAGCGCATCCGTACCAGGGGATGAAAGTTGCGGTGATTGGGGGAAAAAATTCATCGGTCGATGCGGCGATGGATTTGTACCGCGCAGGGGCGGATGTTACATGGATCTACCGGGGTGAGTCATATTCGCCATCGATTAAAGCATGGGTGTTACCGGTGTTTGAATCGATGGTGAATAAAGAGTGGGTTAAGGCAATGTTTAACACGACGGTGACTCGCATTGAAGAAGGATCCATCATTGTGTCAGAGAACGGGGAAGAGAAAATTATAGAAGTAGACGCTGTTCTGGCGCTTACGGGTTATCACCCGGATCGTTCTCTGTTTGGCAGGCTTGGAGTAGAAGTGCGTGCTGAGACGGGAGAGCCAGAGCATAACCCAGAGACGATGGAGACGAACGTGCCAGGTTTGTTTGTTGCCGGGGTTATTGCGGCAGGGAATAATGCTAATGTTATTTTTATTGAGAATGGACGCTTTCACGGTGGACTGATTGTGGAAGAAATTGCAAAGCGATAA
- the ypeB gene encoding germination protein YpeB, with the protein MYGRIAGVLFPVLAVGVIGAGMWGYQENKEKNSVLIKAENQYQRAFHNLNYHMDRLQDELGKTMAVNSRQQLTPSLTNVWRLAYSAQNDVSQLPLTLMPFNHTEKFLANVADFSYQTAVRDLDREPLSKQEYDTLGKLYAHSKDIHGDLQKVQSTIMTKQLRWMDVETALASEHNPQDNTIVDGLKVLDKSVEGYKDVEFGSGIGSLNAGRKLKIQSMKGQVVSADEAKKKALAFVELPATAIKQVTVTDNGKTREYESYSVRIERKDQKTPVFVDISKKGGHVIWVLDERDIGKHKISMGDAQRRADEYLKRRGYTNMEAMSYDDYKGVAAFTYVCKQGDVRLYPDTVTVKIALDNGTTTGFQGESYLLNHRVRTIPKAKVSEAQARKRLNPAFIVKEVHKAIIEDERGKEVYAYEFYGSIGQETYRIYIDTQTGQEVKVEKIKAGMH; encoded by the coding sequence ATGTATGGACGAATTGCAGGTGTATTGTTCCCTGTGCTGGCTGTTGGCGTGATTGGGGCTGGAATGTGGGGGTATCAAGAGAACAAAGAAAAAAATTCGGTTTTAATTAAGGCAGAGAACCAGTACCAGCGAGCTTTTCATAATTTAAACTATCATATGGATCGATTGCAGGATGAGCTTGGCAAGACAATGGCAGTTAACTCGCGGCAGCAGTTAACACCAAGCCTGACAAATGTGTGGCGGTTGGCGTATTCGGCTCAGAATGATGTGTCTCAGCTTCCTCTTACGCTTATGCCGTTTAACCACACGGAGAAGTTCCTGGCGAATGTAGCGGATTTTAGCTATCAGACCGCGGTGCGCGATCTAGATCGCGAGCCGCTGTCAAAGCAAGAATATGATACCCTTGGCAAGCTGTACGCCCATTCAAAGGATATTCACGGCGACTTGCAAAAAGTGCAAAGTACGATTATGACGAAGCAGCTGCGCTGGATGGATGTCGAGACGGCGCTTGCAAGTGAGCATAATCCGCAAGATAACACGATTGTCGATGGTCTTAAAGTACTCGATAAAAGTGTAGAAGGGTATAAGGATGTAGAATTTGGTTCAGGAATTGGTAGCTTGAATGCCGGTCGTAAGTTGAAAATCCAGTCCATGAAAGGTCAAGTGGTAAGTGCAGATGAAGCAAAGAAAAAAGCGCTCGCATTTGTTGAGCTACCAGCGACTGCGATTAAACAAGTAACAGTGACGGATAACGGTAAAACAAGGGAATATGAATCGTACAGTGTACGCATTGAACGAAAAGATCAGAAGACACCTGTGTTTGTTGATATTTCGAAAAAAGGCGGCCATGTAATCTGGGTGCTCGATGAGCGAGACATTGGCAAGCATAAGATTAGTATGGGGGATGCACAACGCCGGGCAGACGAGTACTTGAAGCGTCGGGGGTATACGAATATGGAAGCTATGTCCTATGACGATTATAAAGGAGTGGCTGCATTCACATACGTATGCAAGCAGGGGGATGTGCGCTTATATCCAGATACCGTTACGGTTAAAATTGCGCTCGATAATGGAACGACAACGGGCTTTCAAGGTGAGAGCTATCTGTTAAACCATCGGGTACGCACCATTCCAAAGGCCAAGGTTAGCGAAGCACAGGCGCGTAAGAGGCTGAATCCTGCGTTTATTGTAAAAGAGGTCCACAAAGCGATCATTGAAGATGAGCGTGGGAAAGAGGTATATGCGTATGAGTTTTATGGTTCCATTGGACAAGAAACGTATCGGATCTATATTGATACGCAAACGGGT
- the prsW gene encoding glutamic-type intramembrane protease PrsW, whose translation MLATMGAAVAPGIAILSYFYLKDKYEIEPLHMVVRMFIIGLLLVFPVMVVQFGIQEELQLGAFAQSYVLSGFLEEFFKWFIIYYTVYQHVEFDEPYDGIVYAVAVSLGFATLENFFYLREHGGATAAFYRALLPVSGHGLFGVLMGYYFGKAKFSASRTRRRLYLVISLAIPVILHGTYDRILLMQQPIWPWLMAPFMLVLWLLALNLSRVALNRSMAAAFGAHYEEEAEKI comes from the coding sequence ATGTTAGCCACCATGGGAGCTGCTGTTGCCCCTGGTATTGCCATACTCAGTTATTTTTATTTAAAAGATAAGTATGAAATTGAGCCACTACATATGGTGGTACGAATGTTTATCATCGGGCTTTTGCTCGTATTTCCAGTGATGGTTGTACAATTTGGGATTCAGGAAGAATTGCAGTTAGGAGCCTTCGCCCAGTCGTACGTGCTATCTGGATTTCTTGAAGAGTTTTTTAAGTGGTTTATCATTTATTATACGGTGTATCAGCATGTTGAATTTGACGAGCCGTATGATGGAATCGTGTATGCAGTTGCGGTCTCGCTTGGTTTTGCTACGCTGGAGAACTTTTTCTATCTGCGCGAACATGGTGGAGCGACGGCGGCGTTCTATCGCGCGTTGCTTCCGGTATCCGGGCATGGTCTGTTCGGAGTGTTGATGGGCTATTATTTTGGCAAAGCCAAATTCAGTGCTAGCCGCACCCGGCGCCGCTTGTATCTTGTCATTAGTCTGGCGATTCCGGTTATATTACATGGTACGTATGACCGTATTCTTCTCATGCAGCAGCCGATTTGGCCGTGGTTGATGGCTCCGTTCATGCTGGTGCTCTGGCTTCTGGCGCTCAATCTCAGTCGCGTTGCGCTGAACAGGTCTATGGCGGCCGCGTTCGGGGCACACTACGAGGAGGAGGCTGAGAAAATATGA